The following are encoded together in the Adhaeribacter arboris genome:
- a CDS encoding aminotransferase class V-fold PLP-dependent enzyme: protein MAMLSSSSPTYTEQQPGINLDSIRQDTLGCHDKIYLNSAGASLMPQPVVQIMRDYLNQEEQLGGYAVEQLRTNDIQDLYTELAQLLRCQPRNIAYTNSSTESFAKALSAIPFKSNNCIVTTNDDYISNQIAFLALQKRLGLQIWRADNLENGDIDLNHFEQLVQQHQPALVAITHIPTNSGLVQQVEEVGKICRHYGIWYLLDACQSVGQMEVYPEEIGCDFLTASGRKFLRGPRNTGFLYVSDRVLQAGLEPLFIDRRGAEWTTFDGYQIQDNGKRFEYQEISGSLAGLTEAIRYANKIGIANIAAYNQTLRERLRENLSAQQGLELLDKGSRLSNLVTFRLPGVALETIVNTLKSNQVVYTVSYKNFALIDFTKKGVDWAIRFSPHYFNTLGEMDNVSDIVARINR from the coding sequence ATGGCCATGCTTTCTTCCTCCTCCCCAACATACACCGAGCAACAACCCGGAATAAACCTCGATAGTATCCGGCAGGATACCCTTGGTTGCCACGACAAGATTTACCTGAACAGCGCCGGTGCCTCGCTCATGCCGCAGCCGGTGGTGCAAATAATGCGCGATTACCTTAACCAGGAAGAACAACTGGGCGGCTATGCGGTGGAACAATTGCGGACCAACGATATCCAGGATTTGTATACCGAATTAGCCCAATTACTCCGCTGCCAACCGCGTAATATTGCTTATACCAACAGTTCTACCGAAAGTTTTGCCAAAGCTTTATCTGCCATTCCTTTTAAAAGTAACAATTGCATCGTTACGACCAACGACGATTATATTTCGAATCAAATTGCTTTTTTAGCACTGCAGAAAAGATTGGGCTTGCAGATTTGGCGGGCAGATAATCTGGAAAACGGCGATATTGACCTTAACCACTTCGAGCAATTAGTGCAACAGCACCAACCCGCTTTGGTAGCCATTACGCATATTCCCACCAACTCCGGACTGGTGCAGCAGGTAGAAGAAGTGGGCAAAATTTGCCGGCACTATGGTATTTGGTATTTGCTGGACGCTTGCCAATCGGTGGGGCAAATGGAGGTTTACCCCGAAGAAATTGGTTGTGATTTTTTAACGGCTTCCGGCCGGAAATTTTTGCGAGGCCCGCGCAACACCGGGTTTTTATACGTCTCGGACCGGGTACTGCAAGCCGGTTTGGAACCCTTATTTATTGACCGCCGCGGGGCCGAATGGACTACGTTTGATGGCTACCAAATTCAAGATAACGGTAAAAGATTTGAATACCAGGAAATTTCGGGTTCCCTGGCAGGGCTAACCGAAGCAATACGGTACGCCAATAAAATAGGAATAGCGAACATTGCGGCGTATAACCAAACTCTGCGGGAAAGACTACGGGAGAACCTATCCGCGCAGCAAGGGCTGGAATTACTGGACAAAGGCTCGCGCTTAAGTAATCTAGTAACTTTCCGGCTGCCCGGCGTAGCCCTGGAGACCATCGTAAACACTCTCAAAAGTAACCAGGTAGTCTATACCGTGAGCTATAAAAACTTCGCGCTCATTGATTTTACCAAAAAAGGAGTAGATTGGGCCATCCGCTTTTCCCCGCATTATTTTAATACTCTAGGTGAGATGGATAATGTATCGGATATTGTAGCGCGAATTAATAGGTAA